In one window of Macadamia integrifolia cultivar HAES 741 chromosome 2, SCU_Mint_v3, whole genome shotgun sequence DNA:
- the LOC122061268 gene encoding WAT1-related protein At1g09380-like, whose product MERLGIQTAAGKAKLVGTSICIGGAMVLTFYKGPEVIFWTTNIDLTRGFGHGTTKPPQASNRALGLILALCCCLCYSLWLIVQAKMSQSYPCPLSSTALMCLMGSIQSVIFVMCVDHKWEEWKLGWNIRLLSAAYAGILASGLMFALIAWGVKARGPLFVSVFSPLMLLMVAIMGSLFLGEKLHIGSLVGAALIVVGLYSVLWGKGKEAKRMTPQLKPSKSSRDGERIEVVVTIKASSSLASTDANNNNNNLLSTAPPKSATIPLASTPL is encoded by the exons ATGGAGAGATTGGGGATTCAGACGGCTGCTGGGAAAGCAAAGCTGGTTGGGACGTCCATTTGTATAGGAGGGGCAATGGTACTGACATTCTATAAAGGACCTGAGGTCATCTTTTGGACAACGAATATTGACCTCACACGTGGATTTGGGCATGGAACAACCAAACCACCACAAGCTAGTAATAGAGCATTGGGGTTAATCTTAGccctttgttgttgtttgtgttATTCACTCTGGTTAATTGTTCAG GCTAAGATGAGCCAATCGTACCCTTGTCCCCTATCAAGCACGGCTCTGATGTGTTTGATGGGGTCAATACAAAGTGTCATATTCGTTATGTGTGTTGATCATAAGTGGGAGGAGTGGAAGCTTGGATGGAATATCAGGCTTTTGTCTGCAGCTTACGCA GGAATACTAGCCTCAGGATTGATGTTTGCATTGATAGCTTGGGGTGTAAAGGCAAGAGGTCCATTGTTTGTATCAGTATTCAGCCCTTTGATGCTTTTGATGGTGGCAATCATGGGTTCTTTGTTCCTCGGAGAGAAGCTACATATTGGAAG TTTGGTAGGAGCAGCACTAATAGTGGTGGGGTTATATTCGGTGTTGTGGGGGAAAGGGAAGGAGGCGAAGAGGATGACGCCTCAGCTCAAGCCATCTAAGAGCTCTAGAGATGGAGAGCGTATCGAAGTGGTTGTCACTATCAAAGCCTCTTCTTCACTCGCTAGTACTGatgccaacaacaacaacaataacttgTTATCAACTGCTCCTCCTAAATCGGCCACTATACCCTTAGCATCAACACCATTGTAA
- the LOC122061259 gene encoding WAT1-related protein At1g68170-like: MMVVGDIYKFLHELKPVLMMVLVQAISAGVSVFYKLATEDGMNMRILVAYRYIFATILLAPFAFFIERNKRPKLTWMVAFQAFLCGLFGGTLSQNLYVSSLTLTSMTFAAAMVNLIPAVTYIIAVILRMERLGIRTVAGKAKLVGTAIGIGGAMVLTFYKGPEVKIWSTNIDLTRGLGYGASRSASHVDNSALGSILALGCCLCYALWLIVQTKMSERYPCHLSSTTLMCLMGSIQSAGFAMCVDYKWAEWKLGWNIRLLSVAYTGMLATGMMYALIAWGVSAKGPLFVSIFNPLMLLMVAIMGSLFLAERLHVGTLVGAVLIVVGLYAVLWGKRKEMKMMSQLLPSKGCSDSSASRC; this comes from the exons ATGATGGTGGTTGGTGATATCTACAAGTTCCTTCATGAGTTGAAACCTGTATTAATGATGGTGTTGGTTCAGGCCATCTCTGCTGGGGTCAGTGTTTTCTATAAGCTTGCAACTGAGGATGGGATGAACATGAGAATCTTGGTTGCCTACAGATACATATTCGCTACCATTCTCTTAGCTCCCTTTGCTTTCTTCATCGAAAG AAATAAAAGACCAAAGTTAACATGGATGGTCGCCTTCCAAGCATTTCTTTGTGGGTTATTTGG GGGAACGTTGTCTCAGAATCTGTATGTGTCAAGCTTAACCTTAACATCAATGACATTTGCCGCAGCCATGGTAAACCTTATTCCAGCCGTAACCTACATCATAGCTGTGATTCTCAG GATGGAGAGACTAGGGATTCGGACGGTAGCAGGGAAAGCAAAGCTGGTGGGGACGGCGATAGGTATAGGAGGAGCAATGGTACTGACATTCTACAAAGGGCCTGAGGTCAAAATTTGGTCAACGAATATTGACCTCACACGTGGACTTGGGTATGGAGCATCCAGGTCAGCATCACACGTTGATAATAGCGCGTTGGGATCAATCCTAGCCCTTGGATGCTGTTTGTGTTATGCACTCTGGCTGATTGTTCAG ACTAAGATGAGCGAGAGGTACCCATGTCACTTATCAAGCACgactttgatgtgtttgatggGGTCAATACAGAGTGCAGGATTCGCTATGTGCGTTGATTATAAGTGGGCTGAGTGGAAGCTTGGATGGAACATCAGGCTTTTGTCTGTAGCTTATACG GGAATGCTAGCAACAGGGATGATGTATGCGTTGATAGCTTGGGGGGTAAGCGCAAAGGGCCCATTGTTCGTATCGATTTTCAACCCTTTGATGCTTTTGATGGTGGCAATCATGGGCTCCCTGTTCCTCGCGGAGAGGCTACATGTTGGAAC CTTAGTAGGGGCAGTACTGATAGTTGTGGGGTTGTATGCGGTATTGTGggggaagaggaaggagatgaaGATGATGTCTCAGCTTTTGCCATCTAAGGGCTGCAGTGATTCAAGTGCATCAAGGTGTTAG
- the LOC122072261 gene encoding WAT1-related protein At1g43650-like — translation MKVFLGIFVLLESHKPYLAMLSIQFVYAGLALFSKASIDKGMNPCIFVVYRQAFASLVLAPFAFFIERKKAPPLSFILLCKIFLVALCGITLSLNLFYAALNYTSATFAVATTNTIPAITFIMAVLMRIESISIKNQYGVAKVLGTVTCVSGALIVVLYKGPSIKFMNWYPSVHKEFSHSSVINCSPKMEWVKGSLMMLSANAAWSLWLILQGPMIKMYPAKLRLTNIQCAFSCIQSAILASALNRNPSSWKLGWDVHLLSVAYCGIIVTGITYWLQVWCIEKKGPVFIALFTPLALLITAIFSAFMWKETLHWGSVGGAILLVGGLYGVLWGKKKEKEVETAGPNEPRQNEAKEEIRLECITHQ, via the exons ATGAAGGTTTTTCTTGGGATTTTTGTGCTCTTGGAAAGCCACAAGCCTTATCTTGCAATGCTTTCCATACAATTTGTGTATGCTGGCTTGGCTTTGTTCTCAAAGGCATCAATTGATAAAGGAATGAACCCTTGCATTTTTGTTGTTTATCGGCAAGCATTTGCTTCACTTGTCTTGGCTCCATTTGCTTTCTTCATAGAAAG GAAGAAGGCTCCTCCACTCTCATTTATCCTACTGTGTAAGATCTTCTTGGTTGCTTTATGTGG GATTACATTGAGCCTCAATCTATTCTATGCTGCACTCAACTACACCTCTGCAACATTTGCTGTAGCAACCACTAATACCATCCCCGCCATAACCTTTATCATGGCTGTCTTAATGAG GATTGAAAGCATATCTATAAAAAATCAGTATGGGGTGGCCAAGGTCTTGGGTACTGTAACATGCGTTTCGGGGGCTTTAATTGTGGTTTTGTACAAGGGCCCTTCTATAAAGTTTATGAATTGGTATCCATCAGTTCATAAAGAATTTTCACATTCATCTGTTATCAACTGTAGTCCCAAGATGGAGTGGGTAAAAGGCTCTCTTATGATGCTTTCTGCTAACGCAGCCTGGTCATTGTGGCTTATTTTGCAG GGCCCCATGATCAAGATGTATCCTGCTAAACTACGTCTTACTAATATTCAATGCGCCTTTAGCTGTATTCAATCAGCTATCCTGGCCTCAGCCCTAAACAGAAATCCATCTTCATGGAAGCTTGGGTGGGATGTTCATCTTCTTTCGGTGGCATACTGT GGTATTATTGTTACTGGGATCACTTACTGGTTACAAGTTTGGTGCATAGAGAAGAAGGGACCTGTTTTCATAGCCCTCTTCACTCCACTTGCACTGCTTATAACTGCTATCTTCTCAGCATTCATGTGGAAAGAGACACTGCACTGGGGAAG TGTTGGTGGGGCTATATTGCTAGTGGGAGGTCTCTATGGTGTGTTGTGgggcaagaagaaagagaaagaggtggAAACAGCTGGACCAAATGAACCAAGGCAGAATGAAGCCAAAGAAGAAATCAGGCTTGAGTGCATAACACATCAGTAA